CCAAATTTCCTTTTTAGTATGGCAGCATTAGCAAACGAGTAAAGGAAAcaatatgaaaaaaagaaacctCCTATAGCACTTTTAGATGGAGAAAACTGCCAAAAACCCCCaactttcaaattaaataaaaaaaatcggtCATTGTAGAAACTTAGAAAGTCAACTATTAAACCGTAAACGTCTGTTAACTTGTTAAACGACGTTTTAAATACTACTTAAAATTCTTCTTCAACACTAATATAATTATTCTCAATCtcataatcatttttattaggcATTGGCAGTTTACCCGGACCCAAAGACCCGAATTGGAATTGATCCAAAAATATAGGTTCCGGTCCGGGTCAGATCCCATGATAAAGTACCTGTTGGATCTTTTTTCTTTGGATCtgcgggtctcggttcgggtccggatcCTACCCGAGACCTTTTGGGTACCCAAAGTAcccaaaatttattatatatattaggtatatgggtgatttggtatatttttggtatttcagatatttttaagtttcgggtttgggttttcgggtaaaattttagatttttaaaaaatataatttgggtattcggGTAAATTTTGGGTATGGGTTTTTGGGTCTAATATTGGGTAAATTTTGGGTATTCTTCaggtatttttagggttttcgaatatattttttgaactttcaaatccagttcgggtatttcgggttcttttcgggtcctaaatacctgAACCGGCCCGTATCCGAAATAGACTCAAAAATTATGGCTATTTTACGGATATTGGAATTATGGACCCGAACCGATCCATACCCGACAAGATCCGACccagaaccgacccgaaaaattaTAGGTAACTATATGGGTCCAAATTTACGGGACTCGAAAGAACCGAACTTAACTGTGTAACTTTGCTTACTCAAGATGGTCTGAGAGAAGACACTCGAGCTGAGAGCTCTTGACTGCTCTAGGAGGATGGCTCAGTATCCGTTGCAACCTAATTACGAATCTGAGCCTGACACGGGAGAGGACTTCCTGTGTGGGAAATGTTCACCGGTTCCGGGAGGTCATAGTCTTAGAGAGACAGTCTAACTCGGGTCGAGGCAAGAGATTTTTAGTAAAAGATAGGAGATTATCATCCGGAAGCTTGAGGGAGCACGACTTATCATCGGTCATACTATCTGGTTCGCGTTGAGCGGTCTTCTGCCGGTTACAGAACATTCAAGTTTTTGATTGCCTTTTAAGGTAAGAAAAGAAAGGTGTCTTGTACGAGTCTAAGATCCTTTGGGGCAAGTACTGCCATAAGTCCTCTTTCCTCAAGGTCAAAGCTGGTTCATCCATTTCCCATGGCTGGAGAGGGGTTCTCATTGGCAAAGACCTGCTACTTATGCATCTAGGCAAAGCAATAGGAAAGGGTGAGTCGACAAGTCTATAGTCTGACTCATGGATTCAACCGGGAGCTAATGGACCAATTCAACTAAAGAACCAAGATCTTCTAGTGGCTGACATCCTAAGCAGAGAAACTAAGGAAACGAACATGTCCCTCAACTGCTAATAATTGGCTGAGATCACTATCATCGCAAGATGAATATCCTTGAGTTTTGAATGCAAATATGAaagcatattttaatattttattagttgaCTTAGTGTCTTACTACAAAAGTCATACATAAagttataaaagataaaatagatataattcCCATCAAATAGGACAATATCTCCGACAATGGTTTGATGCATTATCTAAGACACATTCGTAGTGACACCCAAACGCTTGTTCGATCTTGTGTTATACCTTGGTTTCTTCACAACCCTCTTAGAATCTTCATCGCATTCTCCTGccaaaaagaaatttaacattaaaattcaTCTCCAAAACAATGTCTATAACAGACTTGAGATATGGTTATAGTACCTTGTTGACCGGGTTTAAGCCTGCAGAAGCTGTGCTCAATCTCTCTACAGAAAACATTGCAGACCTTAGCTTGAAAGACTCTGGTCTGGTCGCAAGAATCCTTGGCTACAAAGGTGATGAAGTAAGTGTATCCTCTATTCCTGTAAAGATTTGCTTTCTCGACCTCAACAAATTTAAAACTGGtcccctgtttttttttttaccaaagtCAAACATAATATAACAAGAAATAGACAACTAAACTGAACTATAGTATTTGGTCGGGAACAGGACACACCTCTCTAACGTTGTAATCTGCAATGGATTCCTTAGTCAATCTTCCGAAAAACTGCCTATCGGTTTCTGTTATTAAGGTTGAATGGCATTCATCAAGAAACGAAGGGTAGAAATCGAAAAGGCATCGGAACTTGGAAAAATCCACGTCAAATCccttttttaaaacaaaagtaaaacaattTAGAAACTGCTAAATCAAATCAggatcgagagagagagggacCTGTGACTTCCTGATCTGTTTGTTGATGAGATTGCGCTCCTCCTGATCTGTGTACTTTGGACTCGTATTGTCCTCTTTCCCTCGGATCCTCTCCAACAGAAGCTTCTCCTTCTCGGTCAGTTCTCCAAGTAGAGCATTAAAGCTCGCAATCACACATTCTGGATCGAACGGATCGCTGTTGATTTCGTAATCTATTCTACTCGATGAAGCCATGACGAACCCTACTTCCGCCGTAACTAATTGCTCCCCGTTCTCCCTCAAAAACTATTATAGACACTCCTTTTATTTTGGTTCGCATCTTACATTTAATAGCACTAAAGCCCCCCAATGTTTTAGCGTTTTCGAGATGTACCCCATAactagtttttgaaattttgatgaAAACCTCCCAACTATCCATTGGTAAAGTTTGAACCCATTAGCTTTTTCTTGGCCAACTTTGAACCCGTCAACTAAAATTGTAACTTTGTGGGATTGGATTATGGAAATTTTCCGTAATCAaaattatcttttgttttacatagaattaaaaaaaaattaagagttttCTCCCTTGTTTCACATGTCATCATATAAGCCTCTAAAGTTGGTAGTAAACTTGATATATTTTCACAAGTGtatcatcttttatttaagTGGTATATTTTCTCAACGTTCTGCATTGCATaagattgtttttaattgtCTAGGTTTACCATAATTCAATatgaaaaaactatatttttagtATGGTATTTAGAGTCagtcttattttatttatacaaccTCCAAATTTTTAACTCCAGCATTGCTTTGAAAATTAAGGTACTCATCAACGTGAACAACATTATCAAActatcttcaaaaaaaaaaaacacttgacATGGAATCTCTAAGGACTTATTCTTTTTCAACACACCATTTGAGCCATTGAAGAGACGAACCTTGAGTACTCTAAGGTATACTCTTATCATCGCTTTAATTAGTGCTATCGACCCACTTATTCTCACCACAGCTTCTTTTCCTCAAAGCTTGGGCCACCTATGTGAACAATCTCGTGGAGTGGACATATCACTTGAAATAGTGTGTCTAAAAAACACAGATGGTGGATGAGTATATCCAGTTCATCTATACCAAAtttgatgtttattttatttttcaatcatGAGCCATGTATGGTTTTGATGAATAGTAATGCCCATCAAGCTTATGAGCACATGAGCCCAAAAACTCAAAACTCGTTTGCTATGATTATCTACTGCTAATTATTGGCTGGTATCCTATGATCCTATCATCATCATAAGATGGAAACGTCTGGACACCAGAAAACAAatggataatttattttttatattttagtagttGTCCTACAAATAGGAAATCAAGCCCTTAATATATCTCCGACATCCGCACGCTTGTACGATCTTGTATTATACCTTGGTTTCTTCACAACTCTCTTAGAATCTTCATCGCATTCTACTGCCAAAAACGAAAATGAAACATCAAAACATACTTCCCTTGCAAAGACACAGCACAAGTTTCCTCTTTGAAACTTTATACGATGTGTACAACAGACTTGAGATATGGTTATAGTACCTTGTTGACCGGGTTTAAGCCTGCAGAAACTGTGCTCAATCTCTCTACAGAAAACATTGCAGACCTTAGCTTGAAAGACTTTGGTCCGGTGGCAAGGATCCTTGGCTACAAACGTGATGAAGTAAATGTAACCTTTACTCCTGTATAGATTTGCTTTCTCAACCTCAAGAAAATCAAAACTGGtcccctgtttttttttttaccaaaatcaaatataataaaataaaaataataagaaatagaCAACTGAATTGAAGAACTAGTATTTGGTCTGAAAAAGGACACACCTCTTTAATGTTATAATCCCCAATGGATTCCTGAGCCAATCTTCCGAAAAACTGCCTATCGGTTTCTCTTATTAAGGTTGAATGGCTTTCATCAAGAGAGGAAGGGTAGAAATTGAAAAGGCATCGGAACTTGGAAAAATCCACGTCAAAGCccttttttaaaacaaaagtaaaaacaactTAGAAActatcaaatcaaatcaaaccagAGATTCTGAGAGAGACCTGCGAGTTCCTTATCTGTCCGTTGATGAGATCTCGCTCCTCCTGTGGTGTTTACTTTAGACTCGTATCGCCCTCTTTCCCTCGGATCCTCTCCAACAGAAGCTTCTCCTTCTCGTTATCTCTCCAGAGAGGTATAAAGCCTGCAATCACACATTGTGGATTGAACGGATCACTGATGATTTCGTAATCTATTCTACTCGATGAAGCCATGTCAAACCCTAATTCCGACGTAACTAATTGCTCCCCGttcttctcaaaatctatatacttctttttttttttttttaattttggtttcgCATTTTACAGTTAATAGCACTAAAGCCCccaaagttttatatttaagaGATCGTACACATAATTAGCTTTTGTAATTTAATGAAAACTTCCGAACTATCATTTGGTTAACTTTGAAGTTTGAACCCATTAACTAAAATTGTAGGCTCTAAACTAACaatagaaatgaatataaaaagaatgaaagaaaacaaaataataagaatgaaaaagaatatatgttatCAATTGTTTCTTATCAAATTTGATAAGAAATGTATtagttctataattttttttatacaaaaaaggATGAATGGAAGagaatcatatgaaaaattcaaataaatagtGTAATTTTAAggaaatttattttcattcattGACTTGATCACCATTTCAAATCTGTAATTTTGTTTTaccgatttttaaaaataaaataaaaaaccttaGTTTGGTTCTTCTCCTCCTAAATTATCTTTTCATTCACTTGGTCACcatttagtttggtttgttaaaaaaaaaatgtttcttctCCTCCTATGATTCATTGGATTGGATAACCACAATTGAGGATTGCATTATCCTAAATTATCTTTTGTTCTACTTCTACACAATTAAGGTTTAAAAGTTTTCccttttatttgtttcatgCTGTCAAAGCTACGTTTGTGTTCAGCGTCTAAAGTTGGTTGTAAGCTTGGTATATGTTCACAAGTATATTATCTActagggggtgtccgcgcttcgcgcggaatattgttttattattgctaagagcatgattttttttttggataatgtaattatgttatcgtttttatttgttaagatcattatttgatgtttttagtttgttatgtagtaggtgataagttaatatattttgcNNNNNNNNNNNNNNNNNNNNNNNNNNNNNNNNNNNNNNNNNNNNNNNNNNNNNNNNNNNNNNNNNNNNNNNNNNNNNNNNNNNNNNNNNNNNNNNNNNNNNNNNNNNNNNNNNNNNNNNNNNNNNNNNNNNttttttcatatttttgaaaattataatttttaagatgttttttgccctctccccttattttaaacttgagccctcaccgtctatgtattttgttacgtgtgcggtgcttctcaccatcaccggaaaaagactcacatttttcctcttgttcttcttgccttcttcacctatgagattatatggtatttgttgtagatcgggTTTATGAGCTTTCAGTTGTTCGGTTGCTTCCTACGGCATTGTAGGCTGTTCCAATCAATATTgactgctcctcttcttccttagatttcagctgatgttaggaactgcatctccttggTTGGGTTAGATTTTATTCGTCTTTGATTTGTATTCCTCGTCGTTtgcttaccgtcaatagtctctgctcgttttggttttcaagatctagtttttggtattctgacttctatgctctctttcatagctcgaaGACGGCTTCATAGTTTTCTGATTT
This window of the Brassica oleracea var. oleracea cultivar TO1000 unplaced genomic scaffold, BOL UnpScaffold01280, whole genome shotgun sequence genome carries:
- the LOC106321167 gene encoding uncharacterized protein LOC106321167 translates to MASSSRIDYEINSDPFDPECVIASFNALLGELTEKEKLLLERIRGKEDNTSPKYTDQEERNLINKQIRKSQGFDVDFSKFRCLFDFYPSFLDECHSTLITETDRQFFGRLTKESIADYNVREGTSFKFVEVEKANLYRNRGYTYFITFVAKDSCDQTRVFQAKVCNVFCREIEHSFCRLKPGQQGECDEDSKRVVKKPRYNTRSNKRLGVTTNVS